The window ATTCTTTCCATTTCAGATTCCTCTCCTATCCATCATAAAATGGTTTTTGCTGCATGTATTCCTGCAGTACTTTTAGCTGTACTTGTATGTGTGATGTACATCCTCAACAGGAAACACAGAAGATCAGGGCAAAAAGGCTAGTTTTGTGTCTTATATTAATAAGTCTTTTTTTCCTGATTGATATTAACAATTGATTCTGGAAAATGTTGTCTTTTGTTTTACCCTGGCTGTAGATAGTTTTGATGCTTCTCTGCATGTAGTTGAAACAGTTGAGATGGAGATGGAAGATGTGCTTTACACCGAaacaacattttgtaaaaaaggtCCAAAAAAGGTACGATTTTATCAACATGCCTATTCTCACATCATTTAAAAAGGCAAACCTTGGAAGcttgttttaaagcagctttagaCATCACTATTTCAGCGAATTCCATGATTCTGCGTGTAAAACAAAGAGACACTTTGATGTTTACTGAAAACAGTGACATGGCACTTTTAAAACCAGTTGACATCATGATCTCTAGAGAGACAACAGTTTTCACTGTTCTAAGACTATGGAATCTGGAATATCCCTAAAATACTATCTTGTGGTTTCCTCAGATTTCAATGCCAGTCATGCCATGTTCTACATCACAAAATGGCAACGTGATTACTCATGAATAATCAAAAAGTAACACAACACGATTTCTTGACCATATTTTGGCCTTTCAACCCCCTGGCTTTCCATTCAGCCCCCATAAAAATCTGTGATAATGTTGTGTCCATGTTTACTGGCAGTCACACAGGACACAGTCAAAATTGGCTATACGGAGTGCAACAGAATGGAAACAAACAGAGGGgtctcatttttaaaaatgaatctgcttttaacttgacacaccgAATTGAATATGCAGTGctcttgggcaagacactgaaaacACATAGTGTACATAGACCACCTAGACTAGAGCATCAACACCATCCTTTTGGTTTCTTACCTTCTCAATGTATTGTCTTACAGAAGCCTAGTGGGATAGAAGAGACGATATACGCAAGCGTCGTCACATGATAAACAGCAGGATCTGATTTCACCACCATAGTTTTGTAAACAGGCGTTTGTCTGTTTTTGCACTAGATTCAGCCCTGCTCACTTCGAAGAAATCCTACATGACAGAGAGGTTTAACTGGAttatatttatctttattttttgatAATCAGTATTCTTATTTTGACCCCTTAGGATGGTAACCTTTGTTTTAAAGGAGCTCTGAATGCAAGCTCTGAAGGAATATGTTTGGCAAtgcaattagctttttttttaagttgataaactgaatattatttaaaggaatagttccctacaaatgaaaattctgtaatcatttactcaccctcatgttgtcccaaacatgtatggctttctttcttctgtggaacaccaaaggagatattttgaagaatggtgATGCTgctcattttttctttttgttttcatataatgaaaatgaatagtgcCTGAGCCTAAACATTCTACtttacatctctttttgtgttccacgtaagaaagtaagtcctatgggtttggaataacatgaagatgagttaattattttatttatttttttgggtgagctTTCACTTTAACAGTGCCTTAGATTTTCATTGGACTGCTCGTGCAAgcaccacacactcacactttatttttaccatgatcaatggaaacatgggtaaatgcatTACGCTgcattcaagccaaatctatgcctttGTGTGCAAGAACCAGCCAGTCTAGGAGGACTTTTTCCAACAGAAAAAAtttgactgaattttttttttgcatatacatTTGCATGCAAAGCGAGTCACagtgagcacaaaaaaaaaaagctataactCACTGAAGTATTATATAGGAACcacaaaatgtttgtgtgctggaGACATTCATAGCCAAacgcaaaaatatttttcatttcattgcTTGTCCTGTAGAAtgcttaaattaaaataattttttgctttcttgaaaaacaaaatttactgtacaatgttcattttcattgtatgtggACTGCAACAGATTTGCTTTGTTGTatttttcactgttgaagaacTAGAGTCTAATGCTTCCTTTTGAAAGCATCAGTTTCAGGTCAGAAAAGTTCTGCCCTTCTCCTACTGTCCCATTCTGTTGCACAGTCCACGTACGGTATTTTGTGGACTATGCAATGATTGTTCTTACGACAAAAGCCACAAGAGCCCATTAAACCCCCAAGTCTTACACACGCTATTATACTATATGTTACATTCAGAGTCACACTATGCTGCATCTGCTGaaatgttaaagtttttttttttactatttgtcATTCTTTTATTTAACTATGTTTCATATTCATGTTTGTCATCATCATTTCATTGTTATATTGCAACAAGTTTGCTGCATGTGgagaaaatgtgaatttttatatGCATGGTCCATTACCCCTTATCACATTTCTTTGTAGCATTGCAGCTGAATTCCTGCAACTTGTATTTGTAGGATAAATGGTGTGGCTATGCAGAGTCTGTGGAATAATGTTTCCGATATGCACTGAGTTAGGTGCTGAATCTCAAATTACAGCATTAATGAGGAAGCCCATATGAAAATGTTGTAGAGCCACTGTAAGCGATGTACGGAGCCCCGTTAGGCCCATGGGAAAGAAACAAAAgtcccttgcaatacattttagtTAGCtcacaatacatttaccatggttttactacagtaaccatattttaaccatgatagccatagtgaaaccatagtgataatagaggaaaatgaaaactatggtaataaaaatcataaattcaaaatatcacagttgctatgcaaataccatagtttaactatggtttttgtACTATGAACAAACATtaacaatgaaaacaaaatgttaacaaagattaataaataccgtaaaacatattttgatcattgttagttaatgatacctaatgcatttactaatgctaacaaatgtaaccttacaATAAAGTgcactgtagtaaccatagtttttggcagaaaacatgtttttttctatagtagctaatattgtagtaaccatgttttttaggCTAacggttttttattattattattattttttttaatttttttttttttttgatggaaaccatggtttaactatagtaatattgtagtaactatgaaaagtatgttttttttgaCAGAAAACATGGTTTAATAACAGtgtactgtatccatatagtaaccatggttttactatagattaccatggttaatcttgtggttactatagttttactatatCGTTTTTGTTCTCctgtattctgattggtcaatcgcgcCAATCAGTGGTCTAATATTCCTATATAATGACCACACATCCAAAGTGATATCAGTCATCGGTTATGGTGAGTTATCTTTCCTACTTCTACTATCACTCTCGCGATCTCTGCAAGtaagataaaataatttcaactcaaatcagtaTGTCATGtctcatgtccatttatttatcttATTAAAATTATAAGTAGTCTTGGATGGTCctgtttgtaaaataaatgtcaaCAGAACTCCCGACGCAAAACGGAGGTGGAATTTGGCTAATTCTATCTGAGCAACtactgggcggcgccatgatgattctaactgcctgttttctgtttctggtctcgagatgcaatgtaaaactaaccgaaatgagcgatccagatggagaacaacaaccatttaagtgttgttttgagtaaaaatgaatttcacgcTCAACTTTTGCAGAttttggctgtcataacaacttaaagtagttaatgatatcagcgtaactaacctcggaccatcgcttcatgtcatctacatactgaggtagtcaaaaaaaaaaaacgtcatatCGACTCTGTGAAATATCAGCACTATCGagccatgttttttgacaatttctacaaatgtaatactttacccACTAAGTATATATGCCAGTGcaggtgaaaacactggagaccggaaattgaaaacaggcgaatcgtggaacacttccacgttCTGGAAAAGGTGGATAGAGTTTGTAAGTTCTTTCTTACATAATAAAGTAGCCAAttgcaacacaaatcaatatttcaattgtcattatgtccatttatttatttatttggtaggtagTCGTGTAGtaatgggataatgtacagtcagatggtcattattgcaaaataaacccctgtAGAATGATCAGAGGCGtggattccaggggggatgggggagaggTAAGCCCTCTATTATGGGttgtaatcaaaacaagcaattacaacccatatatatttataccattatcaatggaaacatataaatgcttcacgctgcaacccccccaatgttcaagccaaatctacacccttacGGGTGATGCATGATCCCGATCACCCTTTGCAGGTTTACTTTAGTTTGCAAAAACGGCCGgcttacttaaaggtgctgtaagcgattttaacaGTTCTAGAACTTCACATAGCAAAAAAGGTAGCAAAATAGCATTATCAAACTTGGCTTGTATTAACGAACATCAAAAATGACCGTGGCCCGCAGCCAATTTTTTCCACCTACCATTTACAGAAATTAGCGCTGTGATATTTCATTGCACCTgcttattatttcattttttaaaaatcacaacACCCAACGGCTCtcatactcaattctgattggttttgcgagtcatctttcctactcctaaaaaaataaatacattgaaacCACTCTACAagtaagataataaaaaaatataaattcaaatcaatgtttgatgatcatgtatttatttatttggtatgtTAAAGCAGGATGAGTATTCCATTCCACGTTGGCATCCTGACCACCCCTTCGGGGTTGATTTTGTGAACGATGAcaccagctgactgtacaataTCCCCGATACAGCCCACAAAACGAAAGTGTGACCTATTAAACACAAGTGCCCATTGTGCCCCacaaaggggcctcagtttgttcctgggaagCATCTTAATCCCAACCAAATGATTACCCTGCAAGGAACAATCAGAGGCACCTTTCTTCCATCGCCAACACAAGTActggcccattgtacaaaggagCCTCGGTTTGTCCCTGGCAGAcagccctaaccccacccccacactAATCCTAACCATATCAAGCTTGTAAGGCTGAGCACCCTGCCACAACCTgagggcacctttctcccattgtgAAGTTGCTGCTTCCTAGTGTGCACATAAGAGAATTACATCTTGCAATGAAATGCCTTTTTAAAAGTGGTCCCAGTCCATAAAGGTCTTAGAATAGACTTTATTAATcacaaaatactgtacattctttttaTACTATATAACCAAGTCATCCAGATTTTCAATAAGGGTAATGCTGTCAAGCTGAAACACCTATATAATACAAATTGTTTACAAACATTTCATATTTACATCGAAATAAAAAACACAGTGACCACTTTTCTCTCCATTCCATATAAGTGCCCTTATTCTTAATACATATCTCATGGCTTGATCTTCAGTCCTAAGGAATCTTAAAAATGTAAATCTGTGAAACGTATAGCAGATTAAACTCTTCCCTCCAGAGAAGATAATTTGGATTGGCAGTTGAGGTTGTCTGCATCAGTCTTAGAGGTTATTTGACAGCAGTTCTGTTCATATTCCTGCAAGATTTTCACCACTTCTGTGTGTCCGAACTGCATGGCGTCATCCCGAGGTATGTTTCCCCACCTAAATTAAGACATAGGAAGTTACGTATGATCAAACGAATGAAGCTTAAGGCAAAGGTTGGGAAAAAACAAGCCTCATACCGGTCTTTTACAAAAGGGTTGACACTGCAGACCCGTGTCAGAAATACCACAACATCCATGTGACCTGAAACAAACAAGATACACATAAGAAAGATGGAATTTATAACCAAACAAACCATATTTGACAGTAAAAAAATGCTTTAAGTTTACAAAAGACTCTTCTACCCTCTGCAGCAGCTACATGGAGAGGTGTACGAGAGTCGTAGTCCTTCAGCTCCATATTCATGGATGAGAGAGCAAACCTGAGAAGAAAACGAGAGGTAAGGCAAATGAAAGTCAAGCAAATATCGGTAGTACTCAAAAAGAATCTGAAGCCAGAGAAAAGACATTGTAAATTGCATAAAATGACCTCCTCAGGGCAGAGACATCACCACTGTGGGCTGCAAACATCAGATTCACCACAGACTTGTTCTAAAACACCAAAGAAGCAGATTGGGTTTGAGAGAAAGGCAAAGTTTACATTATTTCTGGAACAAGTACAAGTCTAGACAACAGCCTTAAGTTTATACTTGGATTAAAAGCCTTTTGGTGCACATGTGTATGCAATAAAAACAACTAAAATCATGCCATAACACtgctaaataaatcatattttctgGTTTGCTGTTACCCTGTCATCCCCAGACTGTCTACGAGGGTCCTGCTTCTTTACAAAGTGCCGTAGATTGTCATAATTGTGGAAGTTGAACAAAGAAACCAGTTCCTAATTACAGAagggttacaaataaaaaataaaaaaatattctggtGTGGAATTAAAAATGTAGGGTAATAATTAAAATAGGAGTAGATTTACCTGGCAAAAGCTGATTCCGCGGACGCTGTTTCCGACTTTGTCCAGAGGGGGCGACCAACACATGACACCCATCACATTTGGCACCACCAGCAGCACGGCACCGGACACACCTGACTTAGCAGGTAACCCCACCTGAAACATTCAGATATATAGAGATACATAAAGACAAAAATGATACTAAAGTGCTAgtttaaaagttaataattttCAAAGTTACATCTGGCCCAgttgaaaattttaatttaaattaaatatgttaataataataataataataataataataataataataactaaggtTGTggatttaaatgttaatttagtgtgattaatgataaaaaaaaaaaaaattaattaatgcaattaatgatGCCCCCATACCGTACGTATATTCTGCAATAAAgaatttttctatatttttgcgagtctcagtcagcagggggcagtaagcgcatcTCCAGCAGTACAGACAAACAAACTGACACATGTTTGAAGCCAGCTGGGTGGAGCTGAATGCAGGGGTCTGGAGAttcaagtttcaaactacatttaacttgacagcaTGCTAAAAATGTGCCGTTTATGGTTAGAGACGCTGAAAATCAGTAAAACGCGATGCAACCACAGTGAGGCGCTCCAAAAGCGACAGCAACTGACAGCcataataaaatcattaaattgcCTAATATCAGACCTACTGTAGGTTCCTTTACTCACATGGAAAGCAAACTGTCCCGAGTAGTCATACATCCCGCAGGAGTGCATCATACTGAGCGTGTTCCGTACGGCCTCTGCGCTCAAAACCGTCATTCCTGTGATTGGACAGATGCCTCCGTTAGCCAGTGTAGCGGCCATCACACTGCCAGACTCGCAGGTGACTTCTATGGAGCACAGCTATGGGATTATgagaattatttaatatttaaatatcatGAAATCACAATCAGTTTATGTCTGTTAGCGCTAAGGCTAATCTATACATCAAATGAAGTGTCAAATGAACCAACCTGGAAGTAAAAGTCCAGTGCATCTATCATTTCAGCTCCAGCAGGAAAACACTGCAAAGAGGAACTTCACAATCACTCAGGTGAGCTCAGGTgcattattttcttaaaaatatttagtaaatTTGGGTTCCATATGGGTTAGATACACACATAGTGATACAATGTATCTTGAAAAACTCTTGAaagcactgtaaattgctttgattTGGTTCatctgttaaatgaataaatgtaataaaatgtagaTACAAAGTAGTGAGAATAtaccaaaaaaaaacacagtaatatattttgataaaatattgtGTATATCTTGATCAAATATTAAAAGATGGCCAAAAATATATCACTACAAATGTAtaactattatatatatttaaaaatacatattatagATTCTATATTAGCAGTATTcctcctgatatatatatatatataattattaattatttttgtattttttaaaatacatcaaaaGTCATGTCAGAAAACAGAATTTTGCTCTATGGGatcgaaaacatttttaaaggatAGCAaaaaaatcgtcatggttactggtgtaacctccgttccctgatggagggaacgagacgttgtgtcgatgtagtgacactaggggtcactcttgggagcccgagacacctctggtctttgataaaaggccaatgaaaattggcgagtggtatttgcatgccactcccccggacatacgggtataaaaggagctggtatgcaaccactcattcaggttttatgctgaggagccgatataagttccagccatttcagcgggtagttcagcgttgtggcagtagggacacaacgtctcgttccctccatcagggaacggaggttacaccagtaaccatgacgttccctatctgtcactcactcgacgttgtgtcgatgtagtgacactcagggtccctatatgaaacgccacaaggctgaactgtgttacgtgaactggtggtgtgtggtgggcagacttgctgtgtgcctcatagccagcacaccaggtcgacaagtaacctcccccaacatagttatgaatgtcgaacggccctttttggggacaagtcgactacccaaagatagagacaggcttaacccagtcgtggcctcttttccccttctctttttccactccctaaaaaagaagggggattatccaactgggccgccaggtctagtcggggggtgtccctcccaaggggaagacactgcggagaccacacctcgcccaaagaggggggggatatttaagtggaagaatacgtcacatggtctttccaaccatgtggagagccttcaaggtagatcctgcccaatgggggaggagttactacaaacatggagactggggcagaggggctttgcccaaggaagacgcagtttgccagcagggaaacgaactagtggaagaaatatatcgcatggggttagccttacagggaaccgccacatgcggagcacctaccccagaacagggctcttagttagcgcgtgtactgggccggcaatgagtctctccgaaaactcgactgccacagagctcggaggaagtcaaccagggaacaaagtttgcgaacactactgggaatgaatggtgcacatcttcagctccaagggaggtggaaggcactatgtgcaagcgatacacccggccagctatcccgggcttatccgcttgtgttgcgtgccactacctgggacgaaaccggttccacccggaggttgtagaaccttgcaaaggtgttgggtgttgcccagcctgctgctctgcaaatatctgttagagaggcacctctggccagggtcctggaagccgctacacctcgggtagaatgggctcgtagccctaccgggggcggcatgttttgggcgagatatgccatagttatggcatcaacgagccagtgggcaatcctctgcttggagacagcgcttcctttccgctgtgcaccaaagcagacaaagagctgctcagagactctaaagctctgcatgcgatccaaatagatgcgtaaagcgcgcacctcctcctggggcagcgcttgcaggttcaccacctggtccctaaaaggggtggtgggaaccttggtcacatagcccggtcggcgtctcaggatcacgtgagagtaacctggaccgaactccaggcacgtttcgctgacagagaacgcttgcaggtcacctaccctcttgatggaagtgagcgcagtcaggagggcagtcttcaaggagagtgccttaagctcggctgactgcaaatgctcaaagggggctctctgtagaccctgaagaactacggagagatcccatgagggaacgaggcacggtctggagggattcagcctcctggtgcctcttaggaacctgatgatcaggtcatgcttccctaaggacttaccgtcaactgcgtcgtggtgtgctgctatggtggcaacgtacaccttcaaggtggagggggacagcctcccttccaacctctcctgcaggaaggaaaacactgatccgactgcacatctctgggggtcttcacgtcaggaagaacaccacttagcgaacagacaccacttaaaggcatacaggtgcctcgtagagggggccctagcctgagtgattgtgtctaccaccgcgggtggtagaccgcttaggtcttccacgtcccgtccagggaccagacatggagattccagaggtctgggcgcgggtgccagagggtgcctcaggggaattcaccagggggaagctgtcacaaggagcatgaggtccgagaaccatgtctaggtggtccagtagggtgctaccaggacgacctgctcctcgtcctccctgaccttgcacagggtctgtgcaagcaggctcactgggggaaacgcatatttgtataggccagggggccagctgtgtgccagcacgtctatgccgaggggagcctcagtgagggcgtaccagagcgggcagtgggaggattcttgagaggcgaacaggtccacctgtgcccgtccaaatcaattccaaatcagctggaccacctgagggtggagtctccactctcccctgagggaaacctgccgtgacagcgcgttcgctgtagtgttgaggttggccgggatgtgagtggctcgcagcgacttgaagtgctgctgactccggaggaggagacagcgggcgagttgtgacatacagcgagagcgcagaccgccttcgcggttgacatatgctaccgctgccatgctgtccgtccaaactaacacgtgcttgccctggatcaatggccagaacctctgcagggtgagcagaattgccaataactcgaggcagttgatgtgccaatgcagtcgcgagcccgtccagaggccggcggctgcgtgcctgttgcaaacagcaccccagcccgttttggaggcatctgtcgtgaccacgacatgcctggagaccagttctagaggaacacctgctcgtagatacgagaggtcggtccaatggctgaaaagacggtgacagaccgacgtaattgccacgcggtgtgtcccgtggtgccatgcccgtctcgggactcgagtctggacccagtgctgaagtggcctcatatgcatcaacccgagcagggtggccaccgctgaggatgccatatgccccaggagcctgtgaaacagtttcagtggaaccgctgttccctgtttgaacaccttcaaacatgccagcactgactgggcacgctcattcgtaaggcatgccatcaaggagactgagtccaactccaaaccaagaaaagagatgctctgaaccgggaggagcttgctcttttcccagttgacccgaagccctagccagctgaggtgtgagagcaccaggtccctgtgtgcacacaacacatctcgagagtgagctaggattagccagtcatcgagatagttgagaatgcgaatgcccacctcccttaacggggcaagggcagcctctgcgatcttcgtaaagacgcgaggagacagggccaggccaaaagggaggactttgtactgatacgcctgacccttgaacgcaaaccgcaggaagggtctgtgtcgaggaaggatcgtgaaagtacgcatccttcaggtctaccgccgtgaaccaatcttgatgccggacgctcgccagaatgcatctttgcgtcagcatcttgaacaggagtctgtgtaaagcccggttcagtactcgcaggtccaagattggccacaacccaccgccttttttcggtacgatgaagtaggggctgtaataCCCTTTctttatctcggctggagggacaggttctccATAGGAAGcacgcagggtggcggcattttcgcccttgaccaggGTGaaatgaataccgctgaacctgggcgggctcctggtgaactgaatcgcgtagccgagtttgatggtccagatcagccaccgcgacggattggaaagcgcaagccatgcgtccaaattccacgcgagggggaccaaggggacaatgtcgtcagatgtaccagcaggtggggcctcgcagcggggcggagcgcgTGGTGTCACAGCACGTCATGGCCATGcagagtctagggacatcgaagcacttacctggttccttgtgaccacccccggaacagcctgggatgggggaggaagaggcctgtcctcgtaacacatggaggctgccacatcgggggcggctgtgtgccacagctgtgtgctcagg of the Myxocyprinus asiaticus isolate MX2 ecotype Aquarium Trade chromosome 49, UBuf_Myxa_2, whole genome shotgun sequence genome contains:
- the LOC127437952 gene encoding glutaminase kidney isoform, mitochondrial-like isoform X5, whose amino-acid sequence is MEKIRQALRESAGEVMMDRELFQKCVGGNIVLLSLAFRRKFIIPEFEAFVRIIDQIYLRSKQQNNGQVAKYIPHLTKFSPDLWAVSLCTVDGQRHSVGDTKVPFCLQSCVKPLEYAIAVHEHGTEQVHRYVGKEPSGFTFNKLSLGEDDKPHNPMVNAGAIVISSLIKPGAKKAEKFDYVMEFVKKMTGSEYVGFSNATFQSEKETGDRNFAIGYYLKEKKCFPAGAEMIDALDFYFQLCSIEVTCESGSVMAATLANGGICPITGMTVLSAEAVRNTLSMMHSCGMYDYSGQFAFHVGLPAKSGVSGAVLLVVPNVMGVMCWSPPLDKVGNSVRGISFCQELVSLFNFHNYDNLRHFVKKQDPRRQSGDDRNKSVVNLMFAAHSGDVSALRRFALSSMNMELKDYDSRTPLHVAAAEGHMDVVVFLTRVCSVNPFVKDRWGNIPRDDAMQFGHTEVVKILQEYEQNCCQITSKTDADNLNCQSKLSSLEGRV